A stretch of Janibacter endophyticus DNA encodes these proteins:
- a CDS encoding thiamine pyrophosphate-dependent dehydrogenase E1 component subunit alpha → MSDNEVAQGRSAGADMAGAFESSGGHGPTPPSQITGHYSADNPDMVQFVDADGNRLGITEANEPYSCIVEEMTSQDARTIYRDLVLVRRIDAEGHALQRQGELGLWPSLLGQEAAQVGAGRALRPQDYAFPGYREHGVAWCRGVPPENLFGMFRGVNNGGWDSNANNFHLYTIVIGNQMLHGTGYAMGVKADGAVGTGDPDRDTAVMAFTGDGGTAQGDYNEALVFASVTAAPIVFFIQNNQWAISEPNDKQFTIPPYQRSRGFGIPGVLVDGNDPLATYAVCKAALDRARAGEGPTLIEAYTYRMGAHTTSDDPTKYRSDAEVEIWREKDPIKRMRGFMEEKGHADAEFFAAVDVEADEIAARIREACQTMHDPDPVTMFDNIYVEEHPVVAAERAEFQAYQASFVEEGSH, encoded by the coding sequence GTGAGCGACAACGAGGTCGCGCAGGGCCGCAGCGCCGGCGCCGACATGGCGGGGGCCTTCGAGTCCTCGGGCGGGCACGGGCCGACCCCGCCGAGCCAGATCACCGGGCACTACTCGGCCGACAACCCGGACATGGTCCAGTTCGTCGACGCCGACGGCAACCGCCTCGGGATCACCGAGGCCAACGAGCCGTACAGCTGCATCGTCGAGGAGATGACCTCGCAGGACGCCCGGACGATCTACCGCGACCTCGTCCTCGTGCGCCGCATCGACGCCGAGGGGCACGCGCTGCAGCGTCAGGGCGAGCTCGGGCTCTGGCCCAGCCTCCTGGGACAGGAGGCCGCCCAGGTGGGCGCCGGTCGTGCGCTGCGCCCGCAGGACTACGCCTTCCCCGGCTACCGCGAGCACGGTGTGGCCTGGTGCCGTGGGGTCCCGCCGGAGAACCTCTTCGGGATGTTCCGCGGGGTCAACAACGGCGGCTGGGACTCCAACGCCAACAACTTCCACCTCTACACGATCGTCATCGGCAACCAGATGCTCCACGGCACCGGCTACGCCATGGGGGTCAAGGCCGACGGCGCCGTCGGCACGGGCGACCCGGACCGTGACACCGCGGTCATGGCCTTCACCGGTGACGGCGGCACGGCGCAGGGTGACTACAACGAGGCGCTCGTTTTCGCCTCGGTCACGGCGGCCCCGATCGTCTTCTTCATCCAGAACAACCAGTGGGCGATCTCCGAGCCCAACGACAAGCAGTTCACGATCCCGCCGTACCAGCGCTCGCGCGGCTTCGGGATCCCCGGCGTCCTCGTCGACGGCAACGACCCGCTCGCGACCTACGCGGTGTGCAAGGCGGCCCTCGACCGGGCGCGCGCGGGGGAGGGGCCGACCCTCATCGAGGCCTACACCTACCGGATGGGCGCCCACACCACCTCCGACGACCCGACGAAGTACCGCTCGGACGCCGAGGTCGAGATCTGGCGCGAGAAGGACCCGATCAAGCGCATGCGCGGCTTCATGGAGGAGAAGGGCCACGCCGACGCCGAGTTCTTCGCCGCCGTCGACGTCGAGGCCGACGAGATCGCGGCCCGCATCCGCGAGGCCTGCCAGACGATGCACGACCCGGACCCGGTGACGATGTTCGACAACATCTACGTCGAGGAGCACCCCGTCGTCGCGGCCGAGAGGGCGGAGTTCCAGGCCTACCAAGCCTCCTTCGTCGAGGAGGGGAGCCACTGA
- the hisC gene encoding histidinol-phosphate transaminase produces MATTPVRLRGALDSVPAYVAGKPAAAREGQTVYKVSSNENPYPPLPSVRAVIEEAAGTVNRYPDMGITELTEALSEHLDVPPERIACGTGSVGVLGQIIQATCDDGDEVVFAWRSFEAYPIVVALAGAESVRVPLTRDHRHDLDAMVAAVTDRTRVLLVCTPNNPTGPTVTHAELLDLVARVPEHVLVVIDEAYLEFVEDDGSQDPVRALEIHQAHPNVAVVRTFSKAYGLAGLRVGYAVAHEPVAEALRKTATPFGVNSLAQVAAVASLGAQEELGERVAALVGERRRVVEALTAGGWEMPQSGANFVWFPLGERTPDFVAACADAGLSVRPYGTEGVRVTIGEPEANDRLVEVARSFACLEG; encoded by the coding sequence ATGGCGACCACCCCCGTGCGCCTGCGCGGCGCCCTCGACAGCGTGCCCGCCTACGTCGCCGGCAAGCCGGCTGCGGCCCGTGAGGGCCAGACCGTCTACAAGGTCAGCTCCAACGAGAACCCGTACCCGCCGCTGCCGTCGGTCCGTGCGGTCATCGAGGAGGCCGCCGGCACGGTGAACCGATACCCGGACATGGGCATCACCGAGCTGACGGAGGCGTTGTCCGAGCACCTCGACGTGCCGCCCGAGCGCATCGCCTGCGGCACCGGCAGCGTCGGCGTCCTCGGTCAGATCATCCAGGCGACGTGCGACGACGGCGACGAGGTCGTCTTCGCGTGGCGCTCCTTCGAGGCATACCCGATCGTCGTGGCGCTCGCCGGGGCGGAGTCGGTCCGGGTGCCGCTCACGCGAGACCACCGGCACGACCTCGACGCGATGGTCGCCGCGGTGACCGACCGGACCCGCGTCCTCCTCGTGTGCACCCCCAACAACCCGACCGGGCCGACCGTGACCCACGCCGAGCTTCTCGACCTCGTGGCGCGGGTGCCCGAGCACGTGCTCGTCGTCATCGACGAGGCCTACCTCGAGTTCGTCGAGGACGACGGCAGCCAGGACCCGGTCCGGGCGCTGGAGATCCACCAGGCCCACCCGAACGTGGCGGTCGTGCGGACCTTCTCCAAGGCCTACGGGCTGGCCGGCCTGCGGGTCGGCTACGCGGTGGCCCACGAGCCGGTCGCCGAGGCGCTGCGCAAGACGGCCACCCCCTTCGGCGTGAACTCGCTGGCCCAGGTCGCCGCGGTCGCCTCTCTCGGGGCCCAGGAGGAGCTCGGCGAGCGGGTGGCGGCACTCGTAGGGGAGCGTCGACGGGTCGTCGAGGCGCTGACCGCGGGCGGCTGGGAGATGCCGCAGAGCGGGGCGAACTTCGTGTGGTTCCCTCTCGGCGAGCGCACCCCCGACTTCGTCGCAGCCTGCGCCGACGCCGGCCTGTCGGTCCGTCCCTACGGGACCGAAGGGGTGCGGGTCACCATCGGTGAGCCGGAGGCCAACGACCGTCTCGTCGAGGTGGCCCGCAGCTTCGCCTGTCTCGAGGGGTGA
- a CDS encoding phage holin family protein, producing MANLAVKIAVNAVALWVAAFLVGGIKLAEDGSTFASRFTTVLLVAVLFGLINAVVKPIAKLLSFPAIVLTLGLFTFIVNAFMLQLTEWISEPLGLSFSIDQFFWDAVIGALIVTVVSMVLNFVIPDGDDA from the coding sequence ATGGCCAACCTCGCTGTCAAGATCGCCGTCAACGCCGTCGCGCTCTGGGTCGCTGCCTTCCTCGTGGGCGGCATCAAGCTCGCAGAGGACGGCTCGACCTTCGCTTCGAGGTTCACGACGGTGCTCCTCGTCGCGGTTCTCTTCGGGCTCATCAACGCCGTGGTCAAGCCGATCGCCAAGCTCCTCTCCTTCCCGGCGATCGTGCTGACCCTGGGGCTCTTCACCTTCATCGTCAACGCCTTCATGCTCCAGCTCACCGAGTGGATCAGCGAGCCGCTCGGGCTGTCCTTCTCGATCGACCAGTTCTTCTGGGACGCCGTCATCGGCGCCCTCATCGTCACGGTCGTCTCGATGGTCCTGAACTTCGTCATCCCCGACGGTGACGACGCCTGA
- a CDS encoding substrate-binding domain-containing protein encodes MSRDDLSSSPSRRDDAWGDDAWSDSAVPGDGSPGDEFSARSERRRARHRENRRPPWTLVVAGALALMLGLGAAAWALLRDDEQSVSACPAGTLRVSVSPEIAEAVDSALTRVADGDECTRFSVSPESATEVAQAINEGNAPAAWIPDSSTWVDAIDTDGSQGQWIAGPSVASSPVVLAARDKATRVSSWSQLLNSSDDLQMANPDVDSASRLAFHASRSGQPDTVGMRTGSRLIVLSRFAAPSTTKLLSDHASDPSGTVQFPASEQAIAAFGEEHPDSPLRAVMPENGTLSLDYPWITNPQLTSDQVKIADKARAALASTEMRRDLARAGFRSPDGSGGPEIAGQPAAKLTEMTPLDRDERLAAAEQWHVLRTDMRMLPIIDVSGSMAWPSTTPGMTRFEIAQGALRRALQIIPAGSQVGAWIFSSDQGGKGVDHRELAPIMRLDTKLEDGGTHRDRLAQIVDRTDRYVKGDTGLYDSVWAGYQTMLDEYDPDYVNSVVVITDGENDDPNGGLNLRQLLDKLDGAYDPEKPVRIITIGMGEANPQALQQIADESGGSSYIAETPDDIQRVFVQALLARRS; translated from the coding sequence ATGTCCCGCGACGACCTGTCGAGCTCGCCCTCGCGTCGGGACGACGCATGGGGGGACGACGCCTGGAGCGACTCCGCGGTCCCCGGCGACGGCTCCCCGGGCGATGAGTTCTCGGCCAGGTCCGAGCGGAGACGCGCGCGACATCGTGAGAACCGCCGCCCGCCGTGGACTCTTGTCGTCGCCGGCGCGCTCGCCCTCATGCTGGGCCTCGGCGCCGCGGCCTGGGCGCTGCTCCGCGACGACGAGCAGTCGGTGTCCGCCTGCCCCGCCGGCACGCTGAGGGTCTCGGTCTCCCCCGAGATCGCCGAGGCCGTCGACAGCGCCCTGACGCGCGTCGCCGACGGGGACGAGTGCACCAGGTTCAGCGTCTCGCCCGAGAGCGCGACAGAGGTCGCCCAGGCGATCAACGAGGGCAACGCCCCCGCGGCGTGGATCCCGGACTCGTCGACGTGGGTGGATGCCATCGACACCGACGGCTCGCAGGGGCAGTGGATCGCCGGGCCGTCCGTCGCCAGCTCTCCCGTCGTCCTGGCAGCCCGGGACAAGGCCACCCGGGTCAGCTCGTGGAGCCAGCTCCTCAACAGCAGCGACGACCTGCAGATGGCCAACCCTGACGTCGACAGCGCGAGCCGTCTCGCCTTCCACGCCAGCCGCAGCGGACAGCCCGACACCGTCGGCATGCGGACCGGTTCTCGGCTCATCGTCCTCTCCCGCTTCGCCGCGCCGTCGACGACCAAGCTCTTGAGCGACCACGCGAGCGACCCCTCGGGCACCGTCCAGTTCCCCGCGTCCGAGCAGGCGATCGCCGCCTTCGGCGAGGAGCACCCCGACTCCCCCCTTCGCGCCGTCATGCCGGAGAACGGGACCCTGTCGCTCGACTACCCCTGGATCACCAACCCCCAGCTCACCTCGGACCAGGTGAAGATCGCGGACAAGGCTCGGGCAGCCCTCGCCAGCACGGAGATGCGCCGCGACCTCGCGCGCGCCGGCTTCCGCAGCCCGGACGGCAGCGGAGGGCCGGAGATCGCCGGCCAGCCCGCTGCGAAGCTCACCGAGATGACCCCGCTCGACCGTGACGAGCGACTCGCCGCGGCCGAGCAGTGGCACGTGCTGCGCACCGACATGCGGATGCTCCCGATCATCGACGTATCGGGCTCGATGGCGTGGCCGAGCACCACCCCGGGCATGACCCGCTTCGAGATCGCCCAGGGCGCGTTGCGCCGGGCCCTGCAGATCATCCCCGCCGGCAGCCAGGTCGGCGCCTGGATCTTCTCCTCTGACCAGGGCGGCAAGGGTGTCGACCACAGGGAGCTCGCTCCGATCATGCGGCTCGACACGAAGCTCGAGGACGGTGGCACGCACCGGGACCGGCTGGCGCAGATCGTCGACCGGACCGACCGTTACGTCAAGGGCGACACCGGCCTCTACGACTCGGTCTGGGCCGGGTACCAGACGATGCTCGACGAGTACGACCCGGACTACGTCAACTCCGTCGTCGTCATCACCGACGGCGAGAACGACGACCCCAACGGCGGGCTCAACCTCCGCCAGCTGCTCGACAAGCTCGACGGCGCCTACGACCCGGAGAAGCCGGTGCGGATCATCACCATCGGCATGGGCGAGGCCAACCCGCAGGCGCTCCAGCAGATCGCCGACGAGTCCGGCGGCAGCTCCTACATCGCCGAGACCCCCGACGACATCCAGCGCGTCTTCGTCCAGGCCCTCCTGGCCCGCCGCTCCTGA
- a CDS encoding ABC transporter substrate-binding protein, with translation MRRAPFALAAAFALTTTLAACGSDSLDEAGDSASSATESLKVEADEALADKVPAEIKEKGTLQVGSDASYAPNEFLGDDGKTVEGMDVDLFDAVADKLGLKTEWSNASFDSLLAGVGSGKYDVSVSSFTINDERKKEVNMIAYFNAGTQWVTAKGNPKNVNPDDACGLSIGVQKGTVQIDDLEARNKECTDAGKDPIKAVVEQEQSKVTVSLASGKVDAMLADSPIALYAVKQQPDALEPLGEIYDSAPYGIVVPKDQTELADAIAEALKAIKEDGTYDTVLKNWGNESGAIDDFAVNP, from the coding sequence ATGCGTCGCGCCCCCTTCGCCCTGGCAGCCGCCTTCGCCCTGACGACCACGCTGGCAGCCTGCGGCTCGGACAGCCTCGACGAGGCGGGCGACTCGGCCAGCTCGGCCACCGAGTCGCTCAAGGTCGAGGCCGACGAGGCCCTCGCCGACAAGGTCCCCGCCGAGATCAAGGAGAAGGGGACGCTCCAGGTCGGCTCCGACGCCTCCTACGCCCCCAACGAGTTCCTCGGTGACGACGGCAAGACCGTCGAGGGCATGGACGTCGACCTCTTCGACGCCGTCGCCGACAAGCTCGGCCTGAAGACCGAGTGGAGCAACGCCAGCTTCGACTCGCTGCTCGCGGGTGTCGGCTCGGGCAAGTACGACGTCTCGGTGAGCTCCTTCACGATCAACGACGAGCGCAAGAAGGAGGTCAACATGATTGCCTACTTCAACGCCGGCACCCAGTGGGTCACCGCCAAGGGCAACCCGAAGAACGTCAACCCGGACGACGCCTGCGGGCTGAGCATCGGCGTCCAGAAGGGCACCGTCCAGATCGACGACCTCGAGGCGCGCAACAAGGAGTGCACCGACGCCGGCAAGGACCCGATCAAGGCGGTCGTCGAGCAGGAGCAGTCGAAGGTCACCGTCAGCCTCGCCTCGGGCAAGGTCGACGCGATGCTCGCCGACTCCCCCATCGCGCTCTACGCGGTCAAGCAGCAGCCCGACGCGCTCGAGCCCCTCGGTGAGATCTACGACTCGGCCCCGTACGGCATCGTCGTCCCGAAGGACCAGACCGAGCTCGCCGACGCCATCGCCGAGGCGCTCAAGGCGATCAAGGAGGACGGCACCTACGACACCGTCCTGAAGAACTGGGGCAACGAGTCGGGCGCGATCGACGACTTCGCCGTCAACCCTTGA
- a CDS encoding amino acid ABC transporter permease: MGSTPDDARTPSPSSEGGGVARSSDERPGVIEAVPVRHPGRWVAVAVIGALGAMLVSSFVTNPKWDFPFAFRVMNFSPVLEGLLKGTIIATVGSMIIGVTLGVVVGIMRLSSNPVLRVVGLAYTWFFRGIPRLVLVFLFGSGIGYLYPKFDIGPFPFSQQLAGWLGLSSDLTLFSLNVNQISSTLIWGIIAMGLSEAAYMAEIARAGILSVDEGQREAAAALGMSPGQAMRRVVLPQAMRVIIPPTGNETIAMVKDTSLLAYLPLGTELFFQTQVVSSRTFKVMPSLVAATIWYLVITTVLMIGQYYLERYFGRGYGTTDDSKAKANTTKAKLLGRSV, from the coding sequence ATGGGTTCCACCCCTGACGACGCGCGGACGCCGTCTCCTTCGAGCGAAGGGGGCGGCGTCGCCCGGTCCTCCGACGAGCGCCCCGGGGTGATCGAGGCCGTCCCGGTCCGCCACCCCGGCCGGTGGGTCGCGGTGGCGGTCATCGGGGCGCTCGGCGCGATGCTCGTGTCGAGCTTCGTCACCAACCCCAAGTGGGACTTCCCCTTCGCCTTCCGGGTGATGAACTTCAGCCCGGTGCTCGAGGGCCTGCTCAAGGGCACGATCATCGCGACGGTCGGCTCGATGATCATCGGCGTGACGCTCGGCGTCGTCGTCGGCATCATGCGGCTCTCGAGCAACCCGGTGCTGCGGGTCGTCGGCCTGGCGTACACGTGGTTCTTCCGCGGGATCCCGCGCCTCGTGCTCGTCTTCCTCTTCGGCTCGGGCATCGGCTACCTCTACCCGAAGTTCGACATCGGGCCCTTCCCCTTCAGCCAGCAGCTCGCCGGCTGGCTCGGGCTGAGCTCCGACCTCACGCTCTTCAGCCTCAACGTCAACCAGATCAGCTCGACGCTCATCTGGGGCATCATCGCGATGGGGCTCTCCGAGGCCGCGTACATGGCCGAGATCGCCCGCGCCGGGATCCTCTCGGTCGACGAGGGGCAGCGCGAGGCGGCCGCCGCGCTCGGCATGAGCCCCGGCCAGGCGATGCGCCGGGTCGTCCTGCCGCAGGCGATGCGCGTCATCATCCCGCCGACCGGCAACGAGACGATCGCGATGGTCAAGGACACCTCGCTGCTCGCCTACCTGCCGCTCGGCACCGAGCTGTTCTTCCAGACCCAGGTCGTGAGCAGCCGGACCTTCAAGGTCATGCCCTCGCTCGTCGCCGCCACGATCTGGTACCTCGTCATCACGACGGTGCTCATGATCGGGCAGTACTACCTCGAGCGGTACTTCGGCCGCGGCTACGGCACCACCGATGACTCGAAGGCCAAGGCCAACACCACCAAGGCCAAGCTGCTCGGGAGGAGCGTCTGA
- a CDS encoding amino acid ABC transporter ATP-binding protein: protein MTTGMPLVHAVNVHKSFGSNEVLKGIDIDVNEGEVVCLLGPSGSGKTTFLRCINQLEDIQAGRIWVDGDLAGYRERDGKLYRLKDKQIAAKRRDIGMVFQRFNLFPHMTALQNVMEAPIKVKRRKRSEVEAEAFELLEKVGLQDKHDAYPAALSGGQQQRVAIARALAMQPKLMLFDEPTSALDPELVGEVLDVMRRLAQRGMTMIVVTHEMAFARDVADRVIFMDGGVVVEQGDPTQVINDPQHERTKSFLSRLRAEHEQVAQAAAELVV, encoded by the coding sequence ATGACAACCGGCATGCCGCTCGTGCACGCGGTCAACGTCCACAAGTCCTTCGGCAGCAACGAGGTGCTCAAGGGCATCGACATCGATGTCAACGAGGGCGAGGTCGTCTGCCTCCTCGGGCCGTCCGGGTCGGGCAAGACGACCTTCCTGCGGTGCATCAACCAGCTCGAGGACATCCAGGCCGGCCGGATCTGGGTCGACGGGGACCTGGCCGGGTACCGCGAGCGGGACGGCAAGCTCTACCGGCTCAAGGACAAGCAGATCGCCGCGAAGCGCCGTGACATCGGCATGGTCTTCCAGCGGTTCAACCTCTTCCCGCACATGACCGCGCTGCAGAACGTCATGGAGGCGCCGATCAAGGTCAAGCGGCGCAAGCGCTCCGAGGTCGAGGCCGAGGCCTTCGAGCTGCTCGAGAAGGTGGGGCTGCAGGACAAGCACGACGCCTACCCGGCCGCGCTCTCCGGGGGCCAGCAGCAGCGCGTCGCCATCGCCCGGGCGCTGGCGATGCAACCCAAGCTCATGCTCTTCGACGAGCCGACCTCGGCGCTGGACCCCGAGCTCGTCGGCGAGGTCCTCGACGTCATGCGCCGGCTCGCCCAGCGCGGCATGACGATGATCGTCGTGACCCACGAGATGGCCTTCGCCCGCGACGTCGCGGACCGGGTGATCTTCATGGACGGCGGCGTCGTCGTCGAGCAGGGCGACCCGACTCAGGTCATCAACGACCCGCAGCACGAGCGGACGAAGTCCTTCCTCTCCCGCCTGCGCGCCGAGCACGAGCAGGTCGCCCAGGCCGCCGCCGAGCTCGTCGTCTGA
- a CDS encoding MFS transporter, which yields MRRIRGLLADTRPLAIPEYRRLFVGQAVTVVGAQLTVVAVPAQIYGMTGSSAYVGLTGVFGLVPLLVFGLWGGSIADHFDRRRVLTITTWGLILSSAALWVQAALGSTNVWLLLSIYALQQAFFAINQPTRGAAIARIVPAPLRPAASSLGMTVFMAGAIAGPLIGGALIPLIGYAWLYLLDTITLFATLWAVVGLPTMPIEREADAPPSSPGLRSVWDGLVYLRGHPVLLMSFVLDGVAMTFGMPRALVPEMAHVDFGGPSEGGFAFAVLFAAMPLGAFLGGVFSGWVSRVEHHGLAVSGSIVVWGLSMVGMGAAVMAAGGSLGAMLWVAAFFFALGGAADVISAAFRTAMMQSAATDAMRGRIQGVFLVVVAGGPRVADVLHGAASPTLGAGLTTAVGGGLVVVLTVLLSRPGTPFVRYRAPLA from the coding sequence GTGCGACGGATCCGGGGACTGCTGGCGGACACCCGCCCGCTCGCCATCCCCGAGTACCGGCGGCTCTTCGTCGGTCAGGCCGTCACGGTCGTCGGGGCGCAGCTGACGGTCGTCGCCGTCCCGGCCCAGATCTACGGGATGACCGGGTCGTCGGCGTACGTCGGGCTCACCGGGGTCTTCGGGCTCGTCCCGTTGCTCGTCTTCGGCCTGTGGGGCGGCAGCATCGCCGACCACTTCGACCGGCGGCGAGTCCTGACGATCACGACGTGGGGGCTCATCCTCAGCTCGGCCGCGCTGTGGGTGCAGGCCGCCCTCGGCTCGACGAACGTCTGGCTGCTGCTCTCGATCTACGCCCTCCAGCAGGCCTTCTTCGCCATCAACCAGCCCACCCGCGGGGCCGCGATCGCCCGGATCGTGCCCGCCCCCCTTCGTCCCGCCGCGAGCTCGCTCGGGATGACGGTCTTCATGGCGGGGGCCATCGCCGGCCCGCTCATCGGCGGCGCGCTCATCCCGCTCATCGGCTATGCCTGGCTCTACCTCCTCGACACGATCACCCTCTTCGCGACGCTCTGGGCGGTCGTCGGGCTGCCGACGATGCCGATCGAGCGCGAGGCCGACGCGCCCCCGTCCTCGCCCGGGCTGCGGTCGGTCTGGGACGGGCTCGTCTACCTCCGGGGGCACCCCGTGCTCCTTATGTCCTTCGTCCTCGACGGGGTGGCGATGACCTTCGGGATGCCGCGGGCGCTCGTGCCGGAGATGGCGCACGTCGACTTCGGGGGTCCGAGCGAAGGGGGGTTCGCCTTTGCCGTCCTCTTCGCGGCGATGCCGCTCGGGGCCTTCCTCGGCGGGGTCTTCTCCGGATGGGTGTCGCGGGTCGAGCACCACGGCCTCGCGGTGTCGGGGTCGATCGTCGTCTGGGGTCTGTCCATGGTCGGCATGGGTGCCGCGGTCATGGCGGCCGGCGGCTCGCTCGGGGCGATGCTCTGGGTCGCGGCCTTCTTCTTCGCGCTCGGCGGGGCGGCGGACGTCATCTCGGCGGCCTTCCGGACGGCAATGATGCAGAGCGCCGCCACCGACGCGATGCGCGGCCGGATCCAGGGGGTTTTCCTCGTCGTCGTCGCCGGCGGTCCCCGCGTCGCCGACGTCCTGCACGGCGCGGCCTCGCCCACGCTCGGTGCCGGGCTGACCACCGCTGTCGGCGGTGGCCTCGTCGTCGTGCTCACCGTCCTGCTCAGCCGGCCCGGCACCCCCTTCGTCCGGTACCGCGCGCCGCTCGCCTGA
- a CDS encoding cytochrome ubiquinol oxidase subunit I: protein METLELARWQFAITTVYHFFFVPITIGMSALVAWFHTRWLIKRNPEDMRLAKFFGKLFTINFALGLVTGIVQEFQFGMNWSSYSRFVGDIFGAPLAFEALLAFFMESTFLGLWIFGWGKLPEKIHVMCIWLVHIGTVLSAYFILAANSFMQNPVGYRINEVTGRAEMADFIAVLTNKVQLVAFPHVVTSAYMVGGAFIMAVAFHKMRQAQRGEAATVAGAGGQEEVPMWRRAARLGAVVSLVAGLAVAVSGDVQGKIMTEVQPMKMAAAEALYDTPPAGECAPFSVLTVAGLGGEDPRHIIEIPCLLSYLGTGSWDGQVQGMVDIENEYRATFADQELTQADSYIPPIAMTYWNFRLMMGAGFFAAGVAAVVLFATRKKAMGVPMQGWWKPLLVLAPIATVVANSFGWIFTELGRQPWIVQGEMTTAQGVSPSVGAADVWISMIVYTLVYGVLAVIEVKLFLDYIKKGAEPFEEPKLLEDDDELAFAY from the coding sequence ATGGAAACCCTCGAGCTCGCGCGGTGGCAGTTCGCCATCACCACCGTGTACCACTTCTTCTTCGTGCCGATCACCATCGGCATGTCCGCGCTCGTCGCCTGGTTCCACACCCGGTGGCTCATCAAGCGCAACCCCGAGGACATGAGGCTGGCCAAGTTCTTCGGCAAGCTCTTCACGATCAACTTCGCCCTCGGCCTCGTCACCGGCATCGTCCAGGAGTTCCAGTTCGGCATGAACTGGAGCTCCTACAGCCGTTTCGTCGGTGACATCTTCGGTGCCCCCCTCGCGTTCGAGGCGCTCCTCGCGTTCTTCATGGAGTCGACCTTCCTCGGCCTGTGGATCTTCGGCTGGGGCAAGCTCCCGGAGAAGATCCACGTCATGTGCATCTGGCTGGTGCACATCGGCACGGTGCTCTCCGCGTACTTCATCCTCGCGGCGAACTCCTTCATGCAGAACCCGGTCGGCTACCGGATCAACGAGGTCACCGGCCGCGCCGAGATGGCCGACTTCATCGCCGTGCTGACCAACAAGGTCCAGCTCGTCGCCTTCCCGCACGTCGTCACCTCGGCGTACATGGTCGGTGGCGCCTTCATCATGGCCGTCGCCTTCCACAAGATGCGCCAGGCCCAGCGCGGCGAGGCCGCCACGGTCGCCGGCGCCGGTGGCCAGGAGGAGGTCCCGATGTGGCGTCGCGCCGCACGTCTCGGGGCGGTCGTCTCCCTCGTCGCCGGCCTCGCCGTCGCCGTCTCCGGCGACGTCCAGGGCAAGATCATGACCGAGGTCCAGCCCATGAAGATGGCGGCCGCGGAGGCGCTCTACGACACCCCGCCCGCCGGGGAGTGCGCACCCTTCTCGGTGCTCACCGTCGCCGGGCTCGGGGGCGAGGACCCCCGGCACATCATCGAGATCCCCTGCCTGCTGAGCTACCTCGGCACCGGCAGCTGGGACGGCCAGGTCCAGGGCATGGTCGACATCGAGAACGAGTACCGGGCGACCTTCGCTGACCAAGAGCTCACCCAGGCGGACAGCTACATCCCGCCGATCGCGATGACGTACTGGAACTTCCGCCTCATGATGGGCGCCGGCTTCTTCGCCGCCGGAGTTGCCGCCGTCGTCCTCTTCGCCACGCGCAAGAAGGCGATGGGGGTGCCGATGCAGGGCTGGTGGAAGCCGCTGCTCGTCCTCGCCCCGATCGCCACGGTCGTCGCCAACAGCTTCGGCTGGATCTTCACCGAGCTGGGCCGCCAGCCCTGGATCGTCCAGGGTGAGATGACGACGGCCCAGGGTGTCTCGCCCTCCGTCGGTGCCGCCGACGTGTGGATCTCGATGATCGTCTACACCCTCGTCTACGGCGTCCTCGCCGTCATCGAGGTCAAGCTCTTCCTCGACTACATCAAGAAGGGCGCGGAGCCGTTCGAGGAGCCCAAGCTCCTCGAGGACGACGACGAGCTCGCCTTCGCGTACTGA